GAGCACTGGAGAGGGGGCGGGGAATGGTATGCGAGCGGTAATGAGTCGAGCGTACTATACCCCGCCCCCTCTCCCCGTTCATTGTGTCCGCGGCTCTAAATAAATTTGAATAATAGGCCTATTAAAATGTACAATATTCTTTGTAACAAGAGACATTTCGATGGGCTGTATTCCCTGATCGTCCATGCCGGCGCGCTCGCCGTACGATCTGCGCTTCTCCTGCTCCCCTTTGTCCGGGACGGTCGGCGCCCCATCGACGGTATTAACGCTTACTTTTTCCGTGCTCACGCGGAGAAATAACCATCGAGGGAGATATGCCTGCAGTGAACGGCTCACCCAGAAACCAGCCCGAGTCCGAGCCCGGCGCGCTCATGAAGTTCACCATCCGCCGGGTGCGTGAATCGGACGGCATGAAGATCATCGGTATCTTCAACCACTACGTAGAGCACAGCTTCTCCGCCTACCCCGTAGAATCGACCACCCTCCGCTTCTTCGACAGGCTCAGGAACATGACCTGCGGACAGGCCTTTTACGTAATCGAAGGGGATACCGCCGAAGTCGTCGGCTTCGGCCTGCTGAAAGAGCATCACCATGCGTCGGCCTTCTCCAAGACCGCCGAGATGGCGTACTTCATTGCCCCCGCCTATCTGCACCGGGGGCTCGGGACCATGCTCATGGACGCCCTCATAGAGGAAGCGCGGAAGATGGGGATCACGACCCTGCTCGCGAGCTTCTCTTCCCAGGACGAGGGTATCATCGCCTTCCATCGGCGGCGGGGTTTCGCCGAGTGCGGCCGGTTCGAGAGGATCGGCAGGAAGTTCGGGAAAGAGTTCGACGTCGTCTGGATGCAGAAGTTCATCTGAGGCGCTGCATACGCAACGCTCCCTGCCGCCTCTTGTGCGGTATCCACTATTTCCAGGTCATGCTCTCGTTCACCTTCAGCGCCTGCATCTTCGCCTTCACCTTCTCTCGTTTCATCTCCTGCCCGAACTGCTCGGGCGTGCCCGTGAGGAGCGGGAACGTGCCGTAATGCATGGGAATGACGACTGCCGGACCCACGAGCCTCACGGCATGAGCGGCCCGCTTCGGCCCCATGGTGAAGCGGTCGCCGATGCAGGCGAGCATGATATCGACCGTGGCGAACTTCCCGACAAGCGCCATGTCCGAGAAGAGGTCGGTATCCCCTGTGTGATAGATGACCGGTCCGTTCTTGATGGCGATGATGAAGCCGCCCGGATTGCCGGCATACACGCTCTTTTTCGCGAGCGCGCTGTCTTCGACCGCTTCGAGGCCCGAGCCGTGGAGGGCGGGCACGAAGGTAACCTTCACCTCGCCGTCGAGGAGCGCAATCTCGCCCCCGAAGTGTCCCCCGGTCTCCACTCCCCACTGCTGGCTGGGAAAGCCGCCGAACTGCACCATGGCGCGGCCCAGGTCGAAGGTGGCGACGAGCTTCGCCCCGGTCTTCTTCGCGATCTCGACGCTGTTGCCCACATGGTCGCCGTGCCCATGAGTGAGCAGGATGAGATCGGTCCTGTCCATAGCGGCTACAAGGTCACTCCCCTTTTTATTCACCGGGTTGTCGATCCAGGGATCGACGAGCAGCACCTTGCCCGTGGGCGTGGTGATCCTGAAGGCGGCATGGCCGAGCCAGGTGATCTCGGTCTTTCCTTCGGCTGACGCGATCAGCGGCATGGTGAACAGGCAGGCAGTCGAGGAGATGACCATGATGAACATCGCTCCGAGTCTCATATGAATCCTCCTTCCAGGGTATGATGGCTGTCTCTCGATTATAGAACATTTTCCCGCCGCGGGCTAAGACACCGCACACAGCGGCAGGGCAGCAGCAGAAACACTGTGCCTTTAGAGCCTAAAACGCCCAGCCCACCCCGAAGACGAGCCGGTAATCGAGCTCGTTCTGCTCGCCGTTAAGGTCCTGGAGCACCGGGATGCCGAGCGAGACATACGTCGAGAAGTGCCGGTCGAACGTGAGCCGGGCGCCCGGAGAGAGCAGGAGGGTATTCCCGCCGCTGTTTTCATCCTTGCGACCTGCCACCTCCTCTTTTTGCAGCCAGACACCGTTCCCCTCGATGATGAGATCGAGCTCAACCGGCCGTGCCAGTGCCCGGTACGAGAGGGCGAGATTGTACGAGAAGGTGTCGCCCAGGTCGGTCTCCTGCGCGCCTTCGGTCACGAGTGTATAGAGCAGGCTGGTATCGAGGGTGAAGCTGCCAAGCCTCTTCGTTGCCGCGATGCCGATCGAAGGGTCCCACGACCCTGAGCCGGGCTGGAATTCCGTTTCGAAGGGTTCGCCGTGGTCATCCTTGTCCGTCGTCCTGCCGGTGGGGAGCTTGAGCCCGACGAGGAGCGTAGCCTCCAGGTCCTTTGCCGCGCTGCGGTAGAAACGGTGGTGGAGGTAGAGCGCGAGGTCGCCGAAGCCGTGCGCGTCGCCGTGGCGATGCGCCTCGTCAGGGGGCTCGCTCTCCTCT
The Nitrospirota bacterium DNA segment above includes these coding regions:
- a CDS encoding metal-dependent hydrolase is translated as MRLGAMFIMVISSTACLFTMPLIASAEGKTEITWLGHAAFRITTPTGKVLLVDPWIDNPVNKKGSDLVAAMDRTDLILLTHGHGDHVGNSVEIAKKTGAKLVATFDLGRAMVQFGGFPSQQWGVETGGHFGGEIALLDGEVKVTFVPALHGSGLEAVEDSALAKKSVYAGNPGGFIIAIKNGPVIYHTGDTDLFSDMALVGKFATVDIMLACIGDRFTMGPKRAAHAVRLVGPAVVIPMHYGTFPLLTGTPEQFGQEMKREKVKAKMQALKVNESMTWK
- a CDS encoding transporter, with the translated sequence MMRRRVVLAVLLLMLSAGSARATHIAVTPGTGHAGPITTVSAAVLEKHQFSIEAQAEYLRFDTFSEAELIRFAEQDTEVHNMESVMRYIIGIGYGITDATTIHARIPYIRRENIEESEPPDEAHRHGDAHGFGDLALYLHHRFYRSAAKDLEATLLVGLKLPTGRTTDKDDHGEPFETEFQPGSGSWDPSIGIAATKRLGSFTLDTSLLYTLVTEGAQETDLGDTFSYNLALSYRALARPVELDLIIEGNGVWLQKEEVAGRKDENSGGNTLLLSPGARLTFDRHFSTYVSLGIPVLQDLNGEQNELDYRLVFGVGWAF
- a CDS encoding N-acetyltransferase family protein translates to MNGSPRNQPESEPGALMKFTIRRVRESDGMKIIGIFNHYVEHSFSAYPVESTTLRFFDRLRNMTCGQAFYVIEGDTAEVVGFGLLKEHHHASAFSKTAEMAYFIAPAYLHRGLGTMLMDALIEEARKMGITTLLASFSSQDEGIIAFHRRRGFAECGRFERIGRKFGKEFDVVWMQKFI